The Deltaproteobacteria bacterium genome includes a window with the following:
- a CDS encoding MarR family transcriptional regulator: protein MAAKDENAPLTPWICFISRLSMRHVGGEMSRMGYGQGQFFLLSELYEEEGLSQDELSRRVGVDKSNTSRALAKLEKFGLIRREIDPENHKIKKVFLRSKAWKVREEFKKVQRRWNAELLHGLGEKEKTALLAGLQKVAGNAEAAFERQALPGTAGRAA, encoded by the coding sequence ATGGCCGCCAAAGATGAAAATGCCCCGCTGACACCTTGGATATGCTTTATTTCCAGGCTCTCCATGCGCCATGTCGGGGGGGAAATGAGCCGGATGGGCTATGGACAGGGGCAGTTTTTTCTGCTGTCGGAACTCTACGAAGAGGAGGGACTCAGCCAGGATGAGCTGTCACGCCGGGTGGGTGTTGACAAATCCAACACCTCGCGTGCCCTGGCCAAGCTGGAAAAATTCGGTCTGATCCGACGGGAAATCGACCCGGAAAACCACAAGATTAAAAAAGTGTTTCTGCGTTCCAAGGCCTGGAAAGTCAGGGAGGAGTTTAAAAAGGTTCAAAGGCGCTGGAACGCCGAACTGTTGCATGGATTGGGTGAAAAGGAAAAAACCGCCCTGCTGGCGGGCCTTCAGAAGGTTGCCGGCAATGCGGAAGCAGCTTTTGAACGCCAGGCCTTGCCGGGGACAGCCGGCAGAGCCGCCTGA